One window of Hymenobacter sp. BRD128 genomic DNA carries:
- a CDS encoding dihydroorotase, producing MLLLQNARIASENSPGLREGDVLIVEGIIQDIGTKLAAPAGARVIDARGRVLLPGMFDAHVHFRAPGFENKETITTGSEAAINGGVTGVVMMPNTRPALDSATTVATVLENAKDRSRIPVYTSGCVTKNREGKELAEIEGMRGLGVKMLTDDGDTTNDPAVLLRAMQYATEFGMFFASHCEVPELAGPRALNEGVMSYRLGIKGSPACAEEIIIDRDIRLARAAGAHVHIQHVSSKLGMETIRWWKSRGDVKVTAEVAPHHLLFTDEHIGDYDTNYKMNPPLRTQADCDALLDGLIEGVFDLIATDHAPHTPFEKAQDFISAPNGITGLDTALVSLHHFFVEPGKFGWDLVVKRYSAEPRRLMGLPVPTIEVGQPANCVLFDTAAETTFTRDFMKSKSQNTPFIDQTLKGRVDLVILGAEILLER from the coding sequence ATGCTCCTCCTTCAAAACGCCCGCATCGCCTCCGAAAACTCACCCGGGCTGCGCGAGGGCGATGTCCTGATTGTCGAAGGAATAATTCAGGACATCGGTACTAAACTGGCCGCGCCCGCAGGTGCCCGCGTCATCGACGCGCGGGGCCGGGTGCTGCTGCCGGGCATGTTTGATGCCCACGTCCATTTCCGCGCGCCCGGCTTCGAAAACAAGGAAACCATCACGACGGGCAGTGAGGCGGCCATCAACGGCGGCGTGACCGGCGTGGTGATGATGCCCAACACCCGCCCGGCCCTCGACTCGGCCACCACCGTGGCTACAGTGCTGGAGAATGCCAAGGACCGCTCGCGCATTCCGGTGTACACCTCGGGCTGCGTCACTAAAAACCGCGAGGGCAAGGAGCTGGCCGAAATTGAGGGCATGCGCGGGCTAGGGGTCAAAATGCTGACCGACGACGGCGACACCACCAACGACCCGGCGGTGCTGCTGCGGGCTATGCAGTACGCCACCGAGTTCGGGATGTTTTTTGCCAGCCACTGCGAGGTGCCGGAGCTGGCCGGCCCGCGCGCCCTCAACGAAGGCGTGATGAGCTACCGGCTCGGCATCAAGGGCTCGCCGGCCTGCGCCGAGGAGATTATCATCGACCGCGACATTCGGCTGGCCCGGGCGGCGGGCGCGCACGTGCACATCCAGCACGTGTCGAGCAAGCTCGGCATGGAAACTATCCGCTGGTGGAAGTCGCGCGGCGACGTGAAAGTAACGGCTGAGGTAGCCCCGCACCACCTGCTGTTCACCGACGAGCACATCGGCGACTACGACACCAACTACAAGATGAACCCGCCGCTGCGCACGCAGGCTGATTGCGACGCGTTGCTTGACGGGCTTATCGAGGGGGTCTTCGACCTCATTGCCACCGACCACGCGCCGCACACGCCGTTCGAAAAAGCCCAGGATTTCATCAGCGCGCCCAACGGCATCACCGGCCTCGATACGGCCCTGGTTTCGCTCCACCACTTCTTCGTCGAGCCCGGCAAATTTGGGTGGGACTTGGTGGTGAAGCGCTACTCGGCGGAGCCCCGCCGCCTGATGGGCCTGCCGGTACCCACCATCGAAGTCGGCCAGCCAGCCAATTGCGTGCTGTTCGATACGGCAGCGGAAACGACCTTCACGCGCGACTTCATGAAATCCAAATCTCAGAACACGCCCTTTATCGACCAGACGCTGAAGGGCCGGGTAGACCTGGTGATTTTGGGGGCGGAAATTCTACTCGAGCGCTAA
- a CDS encoding aspartate carbamoyltransferase catalytic subunit: MARKDLLDIASLHREEIEFLLDQSTSFKKLFTHSVKKIPALEGKSVLMLFYEASTRTHSSFEVAAKRLSAEVTNFDVAHSSITKGESVRETIETLQAMRTDYIVVRHSHPGLPGMIARQTTASVINAGDGAHEHPTQALLDAFTIREKFPDPRGKKVLIIGDILHSRVARSTSTLLQKLGIEVAYLGPGSLVPKYVPESIRRFTDYEAAMAWAPDVVYLLRVQLERQDVQFFPSVREYHRVYGITNTRLAEIRDRGLYIMHPGPVNRGVELCDAVMDYERSLITNQVENGISIRMAVLDWLTPGGEFPKQESTYATRQRAGSSVVMP; encoded by the coding sequence ATGGCACGTAAAGACCTGCTCGACATCGCCTCCCTCCACCGGGAGGAAATCGAGTTTTTGCTCGACCAATCCACGTCGTTTAAAAAGTTGTTCACCCACTCGGTGAAGAAAATCCCCGCCCTCGAGGGCAAGTCCGTGCTCATGCTGTTCTACGAGGCTAGCACCCGGACGCACTCCTCCTTTGAAGTCGCGGCCAAACGCCTCTCGGCGGAGGTCACGAACTTCGACGTGGCCCACTCCTCCATCACCAAGGGCGAGTCGGTGCGCGAAACCATCGAGACGCTTCAGGCGATGCGCACCGACTACATCGTCGTCCGCCACAGCCACCCCGGCCTGCCCGGCATGATTGCCCGTCAAACCACGGCCTCGGTTATCAATGCCGGCGACGGGGCGCACGAGCACCCCACCCAGGCCCTGCTAGATGCCTTCACCATCCGGGAGAAGTTTCCGGACCCCAGGGGCAAGAAAGTCCTCATCATCGGGGATATTCTGCACTCGCGCGTGGCGCGCTCGACCAGCACGTTGCTGCAAAAGCTGGGCATCGAGGTCGCTTACCTGGGGCCGGGCTCGCTGGTGCCCAAGTACGTGCCCGAAAGCATCCGCCGCTTCACCGACTACGAGGCGGCCATGGCCTGGGCACCCGACGTGGTGTACCTGCTGCGCGTGCAGCTGGAGCGCCAGGACGTGCAGTTTTTTCCCAGCGTGCGCGAGTACCACCGGGTCTACGGCATTACCAACACCCGGCTGGCCGAAATCCGCGACCGCGGCCTCTACATCATGCACCCCGGCCCCGTGAACCGGGGGGTCGAGCTGTGCGACGCCGTCATGGACTACGAGCGCAGCCTCATCACCAATCAGGTTGAAAACGGCATTTCCATCCGCATGGCCGTGCTCGACTGGCTCACGCCGGGCGGAGAATTTCCGAAGCAGGAATCGACCTACGCCACGCGGCAGCGCGCTGGCTCATCGGTGGTGATGCCCTAG
- a CDS encoding gliding motility-associated C-terminal domain-containing protein produces the protein MPGQGANRRRPVAGWLLTLLLLWLSGAATTAVAQGTPPPECAADEKFANTWYFGFKAGLDFNQATDSIPPKVLKDGAMDAPAGSGIMSDSNGKILFYSNGETVWNADGTVMTNGTGLAGNRFTTDGPLPLKMPGIVMPGQPTRYLLFTLNSTVGLSYSEIDIPAGGGPGTVIAATKNKPLARGTAEKLTGVFHKNGCDIWVIAHGWGDAKTGNNNRGDAFLAYRLRLTGLDTIPIISPVGSLHAPRKAALGYKGQMRVTPDGQRLALARYSEVVGDSSSTVEFFGFNAGTGQVSVNPRVPYIVDSGAGKYYGVSFSAGNYLYATVRNPPKLLQFNVSGNGPVTKQTIPLKQKTPVDLGSMQAAPDGKIYVARDNQPALGFIAHPDSLGAKARYADDSLQLGGRLSGLGLVNFNQSSLLRVGPSAQITGCRQISFMAPPIDFDGKTYAWKFGDGATSTEENPVHVYATPGDYVVTLRITTACFCRESSGRIRVPSLPAPGSIAAPQVLCAGTAPAALTSSAAAAGDAGLPLVYQWESSTDNVTFSAISGATGASYAPPSSLPVGTTYFRRRAQLLLPSGSGPYCTPSFTASVAITVLPAVVAGTIGTDQTVCAGTPAAPLTSTAPATGGTGSFAYQWESSPDNSTWTAIAGATGATFAPGSLPATTYFRRRVFSGACTTAPSNTVTVTVVPALVAGTIAADQALCAGVTPSPFTSPTPASGGAGALTYQWEASADNVNWSAIGGATGPTYAPGPLSATTYFRRRVTAGTCAPAISNVVTITVTPALTAGTIGASQTLCLGATPAPLTSTAGASGGTGSFAYQWQSSLDNATWTAIPGATGATYAPGPLTVTTYYRRQVTSGPCDPVYSPAVALTVLPALTAGRIAADQAICTGTAPSPLSSAAGASGGTGTFAYQWESSPDNSTWSAIAGATSETYAPGPLTATTYYRRQVSSGACTTAPSNTVTISVLPALLAGAIGADQTLCAGATPAPLTSTVGASGGTGTVAYQWEASADNVNWSAIGGATGPTYAPGPLSATTYFRRRVTAGTCAPAISNVVTITVTPALTAGTIGASQTLCLGATPAPLTSTAGASGGTGSFAYQWQSSLDNATWTAIPGATGATYAPGPLTVTTYYRRQVTSGPCDPVYSPAVALTVLPALTAGRIAADQAICTGTAPSPLSSAAGASGGTGTFAYQWESSPDNSTWSAIAGATSETYAPGPLTATTYYRRRVTSGTGSCSTAVSNVVTILVQPLVTPTVSLATPPVQCAGTPLTFTAVVTNAGAAPTFQWFVNNVAVASGPTFTSSTLATGDQVRVQVTPTVGLCSTGPATATVTVTRTATPLPTLAIFVQPGGPVCPGTPLTFSITSATGTGSAPTYQWQVNGNDVAGATTPVFTSSTLRDGQTVTLRLRTTDVCGQPVTAVSNGVVVRIQPPVVVNAGPDKEILAGSSVVLEGSADGSYPVTWTPALGLTIPANDPLHPVAAPLVTTTYTLSAGTGGCASSDEVTVTVRPAIRIPSAFSPNGDGVDDTWQIDFIEQFPDNTVNIFNRWGDKIFSAENYSRANEWRGDINGQPAPVGTYYYVVVTKGPLGRSYAGPITIVY, from the coding sequence ATGCCTGGCCAGGGGGCTAATCGCCGGCGCCCGGTGGCTGGTTGGCTGCTGACCCTGCTGCTGCTCTGGCTAAGCGGCGCGGCTACTACCGCCGTTGCCCAAGGCACACCGCCCCCGGAGTGCGCGGCCGATGAGAAGTTTGCCAACACCTGGTACTTTGGCTTTAAGGCGGGGCTCGATTTCAACCAGGCTACCGACTCTATTCCGCCCAAGGTGCTCAAGGATGGGGCGATGGATGCGCCCGCCGGCTCGGGGATAATGTCGGACAGCAACGGCAAAATTCTCTTTTACAGCAACGGCGAAACCGTGTGGAACGCCGACGGCACCGTGATGACCAACGGCACGGGGCTAGCGGGCAACCGCTTTACCACCGACGGCCCCCTGCCGCTCAAGATGCCGGGCATCGTTATGCCGGGCCAGCCGACGCGCTACCTGCTCTTCACCCTGAACAGCACCGTGGGCCTGAGCTACTCGGAAATAGATATTCCGGCGGGCGGGGGGCCGGGTACCGTCATTGCCGCTACCAAAAACAAGCCCCTGGCCCGCGGCACGGCGGAGAAGCTAACGGGCGTTTTTCATAAAAACGGCTGCGATATCTGGGTTATCGCCCACGGCTGGGGCGATGCCAAGACCGGCAATAACAACCGCGGTGATGCCTTTCTGGCCTACCGCCTGCGCCTGACCGGCTTGGATACCATTCCTATTATCTCGCCCGTTGGCAGCTTGCACGCGCCGCGCAAGGCGGCCCTGGGCTACAAGGGCCAGATGCGGGTAACCCCCGATGGGCAGCGGCTGGCCCTGGCCCGCTACAGCGAAGTAGTAGGCGACAGCAGCAGCACCGTCGAGTTTTTTGGGTTTAATGCCGGTACGGGCCAGGTGAGCGTCAACCCGAGGGTGCCGTACATCGTGGACAGTGGCGCCGGGAAATACTACGGGGTGAGTTTTTCGGCCGGCAACTACCTCTACGCCACGGTACGCAACCCGCCCAAGCTGCTGCAATTTAATGTCAGCGGCAATGGGCCGGTGACCAAGCAGACTATTCCGCTCAAGCAGAAAACGCCCGTCGACCTGGGCTCGATGCAGGCCGCGCCCGATGGCAAGATTTACGTGGCCCGCGACAACCAGCCCGCGCTGGGCTTCATTGCCCATCCCGACTCGCTGGGGGCCAAGGCCCGCTACGCCGACGACAGCCTGCAGCTAGGCGGCCGCCTGAGTGGCCTGGGCCTGGTCAACTTCAACCAAAGCTCCCTACTGCGCGTGGGACCTAGCGCGCAGATTACGGGGTGCCGGCAAATCTCTTTCATGGCCCCGCCCATTGATTTTGACGGGAAAACCTACGCGTGGAAATTTGGCGACGGGGCTACCTCTACTGAGGAAAACCCCGTGCACGTGTACGCTACGCCCGGCGACTACGTCGTGACGCTGCGCATCACGACCGCGTGCTTTTGCCGCGAAAGCTCGGGCCGGATTCGGGTGCCGAGCCTCCCCGCCCCGGGGAGTATTGCCGCCCCTCAGGTGCTATGCGCCGGCACCGCGCCGGCCGCGCTTACCAGCAGTGCCGCAGCTGCGGGCGATGCCGGCTTGCCGCTCGTCTACCAGTGGGAATCATCGACGGATAATGTCACGTTCAGCGCCATCTCCGGGGCTACCGGGGCTAGCTATGCCCCCCCCAGCTCGCTGCCGGTTGGCACGACTTATTTCCGGCGGCGGGCCCAGTTGCTGCTGCCCAGCGGCTCGGGGCCTTATTGCACGCCCAGCTTTACGGCTTCGGTAGCCATTACTGTGCTGCCGGCCGTGGTAGCCGGTACTATCGGCACCGACCAGACCGTGTGCGCCGGCACTCCCGCCGCGCCGCTCACGAGCACGGCCCCGGCTACGGGCGGCACCGGCAGCTTTGCCTATCAGTGGGAATCGTCGCCGGATAATTCGACCTGGACGGCCATCGCGGGCGCCACCGGCGCAACATTTGCGCCCGGCTCGCTCCCGGCCACTACGTATTTCCGCCGCCGGGTCTTTTCCGGCGCGTGCACCACTGCTCCTTCTAACACCGTCACGGTAACGGTGGTGCCAGCCCTCGTGGCCGGTACTATTGCCGCCGACCAGGCACTGTGCGCGGGCGTTACCCCTAGCCCCTTCACCAGCCCTACCCCGGCTTCGGGCGGGGCGGGCGCGCTCACTTACCAGTGGGAAGCATCGGCGGATAATGTGAACTGGTCGGCCATTGGCGGGGCTACCGGGCCGACCTACGCACCCGGCCCGCTGAGCGCGACTACTTACTTCCGGCGCCGCGTGACGGCGGGCACCTGCGCGCCCGCCATCTCCAACGTCGTTACGATTACGGTGACCCCGGCGCTGACGGCCGGCACCATCGGCGCTTCCCAAACGCTGTGCCTGGGCGCCACGCCCGCGCCGCTCACCAGCACGGCGGGGGCTAGCGGGGGCACCGGCAGCTTCGCCTATCAGTGGCAGTCGTCGCTGGATAACGCGACCTGGACGGCCATCCCCGGTGCTACCGGCGCAACGTATGCACCGGGGCCGCTCACGGTCACGACCTACTACCGCCGCCAGGTGACGTCGGGCCCCTGCGACCCGGTGTACTCGCCGGCCGTCGCCCTGACGGTGCTGCCCGCCCTGACGGCCGGCCGCATTGCCGCCGACCAGGCTATTTGCACGGGCACCGCGCCTAGTCCGCTGAGCAGCGCGGCGGGAGCTAGCGGGGGCACGGGCACGTTTGCGTATCAGTGGGAATCGTCGCCGGATAATTCGACCTGGTCGGCCATCGCGGGCGCTACCAGCGAGACGTATGCACCCGGCCCGCTCACGGCCACTACCTACTACCGCCGCCAGGTGAGTTCCGGCGCGTGCACCACTGCACCTTCTAATACCGTCACCATCAGCGTGCTGCCAGCCTTGCTGGCCGGTGCCATTGGCGCCGACCAGACGTTGTGCGCGGGTGCCACGCCGGCGCCCCTTACCAGCACGGTGGGGGCTAGCGGTGGCACCGGCACAGTTGCCTATCAGTGGGAAGCATCGGCGGATAATGTGAACTGGTCGGCCATTGGCGGGGCTACCGGGCCGACCTACGCACCCGGCCCGCTGAGCGCGACTACTTACTTCCGGCGCCGCGTGACGGCGGGCACCTGCGCGCCCGCCATCTCCAACGTCGTTACGATTACGGTGACCCCGGCGCTGACGGCCGGCACCATCGGCGCTTCCCAAACGCTGTGCCTGGGCGCCACGCCCGCGCCGCTCACCAGCACGGCGGGGGCTAGCGGGGGCACCGGCAGCTTCGCCTATCAGTGGCAGTCGTCGCTGGATAACGCGACCTGGACGGCCATCCCCGGTGCTACCGGCGCAACGTATGCACCGGGGCCGCTCACGGTCACGACCTACTACCGCCGCCAGGTGACGTCGGGCCCCTGCGACCCGGTGTACTCGCCGGCCGTCGCCCTGACGGTGCTGCCCGCCCTGACGGCCGGCCGCATTGCCGCCGACCAGGCTATTTGCACGGGCACCGCGCCTAGTCCGCTGAGCAGCGCGGCGGGAGCTAGCGGGGGCACGGGCACGTTTGCGTATCAGTGGGAATCGTCGCCGGATAATTCGACCTGGTCGGCCATCGCGGGCGCTACCAGCGAGACGTATGCACCCGGCCCGCTCACGGCCACCACCTACTACCGCCGCCGGGTTACTTCCGGCACCGGCAGCTGCTCGACGGCGGTTTCCAACGTGGTGACGATACTGGTGCAGCCCCTCGTGACGCCTACTGTGAGCCTGGCCACCCCGCCCGTGCAGTGCGCCGGCACACCCCTCACCTTCACGGCCGTGGTTACCAATGCGGGCGCCGCGCCCACCTTCCAGTGGTTTGTCAACAACGTGGCCGTGGCTAGCGGGCCCACGTTTACCAGCAGCACCCTCGCCACCGGCGACCAGGTGCGGGTGCAGGTAACGCCCACGGTGGGCCTGTGCAGCACCGGCCCCGCCACGGCCACCGTTACGGTAACGCGCACGGCCACGCCGCTGCCTACGCTGGCCATTTTTGTGCAACCGGGCGGGCCAGTGTGTCCCGGCACGCCGCTTACGTTCAGCATCACCAGCGCAACCGGTACCGGGTCGGCCCCCACTTACCAGTGGCAGGTAAATGGCAACGACGTGGCCGGAGCCACTACCCCGGTGTTTACCAGCAGCACCCTGCGTGATGGCCAGACCGTGACGCTGCGCCTGCGCACCACCGACGTGTGCGGCCAGCCCGTAACGGCCGTGTCGAACGGCGTGGTGGTGCGAATTCAGCCGCCGGTGGTGGTGAATGCGGGGCCCGATAAGGAGATTCTGGCCGGCTCTTCGGTGGTGCTGGAGGGCAGCGCCGACGGCAGCTACCCCGTAACGTGGACGCCGGCCCTGGGCCTCACCATCCCGGCCAACGACCCGCTGCACCCCGTGGCCGCGCCGCTGGTCACCACCACCTACACCCTCTCGGCCGGCACGGGCGGCTGCGCCAGCTCCGATGAGGTGACCGTGACCGTGCGCCCGGCCATTCGCATTCCCAGCGCCTTCTCGCCCAACGGCGACGGCGTGGACGATACCTGGCAGATTGACTTTATCGAGCAATTTCCCGACAACACGGTGAATATATTCAACCGCTGGGGCGATAAGATTTTCTCGGCCGAGAACTACAGCCGGGCCAATGAGTGGCGCGGCGACATCAACGGCCAGCCCGCGCCGGTGGGCACGTACTACTACGTTGTCGTCACGAAAGGCCCGCTGGGCCGCTCCTACGCGGGGCCCATTACGATTGTGTACTAA